A stretch of the Chitiniphilus purpureus genome encodes the following:
- the erpA gene encoding iron-sulfur cluster insertion protein ErpA, whose protein sequence is MNMATDMPMPFVFTDNAAAKVKDLIDEEGNPDLKLRVFVTGGGCSGFQYGFTFDEIVNDDDTEVSKGGVTLLIDPMSYQYLVGAEIDYVESLEGSQFTIKNPNAQSTCGCGSSFSV, encoded by the coding sequence ATGAACATGGCCACCGACATGCCCATGCCTTTCGTCTTCACCGACAATGCGGCCGCCAAGGTCAAGGATCTGATCGATGAGGAAGGCAATCCGGACCTGAAGCTGCGCGTTTTCGTCACTGGCGGCGGCTGCTCGGGTTTCCAGTACGGCTTCACCTTCGACGAGATCGTCAATGACGACGATACCGAGGTCAGCAAGGGTGGGGTCACGCTGCTGATCGACCCGATGAGCTACCAGTATCTGGTGGGAGCGGAAATCGATTATGTCGAGAGCCTCGAAGGCTCGCAGTTCACCATCAAGAATCCGAATGCCCAATCGACCTGCGGCTGCGGTTCCTCATTCTCGGTCTGA
- the pap gene encoding polyphosphate:AMP phosphotransferase: protein MFEAAQLGHAVDKATFKNEEARLREGLLAAQLQLRQRADFPVVILLAGVPAAGKGETANLLLEWMDPRSIATHAFDTPSDEETARPPFWRFWRILPPKGNIAVLFGGWYADPLWHWQDGDEERMAQRIERIQRLEKMLADEGVLVLKFWLHLSRDKLKQRLKGLQADPRTAWRVTPEDKRFLKDYDRRIATCRTLLTRTNLAEAPWRVVEGWDANYRALSVCGQVLDALGHQLARESVKQRRVDAAPLVKSIDGVRLLDALRLEHPLAKPEYRDRLALAQGRFHGLMRSLAARRLSMVAVFEGMDAAGKGGAIRRVTAALDARQYRVVPIAAPTDEEMAQPYLWRFWRHVPPYGRLTVFDRSWYGRVLVERIEGYAAPAEWMRAYDEINDFEAQLTDAGVVVVKFWLAISQDEQLRRFQEREATGYKRFKITDEDWRNREKWDDYIQAASDMVERTNTPEAPWHLIGADNKYHARIAVLDAMCEALARRLKRED, encoded by the coding sequence ATGTTCGAAGCAGCGCAACTGGGCCACGCAGTCGACAAGGCAACGTTCAAGAACGAAGAGGCGCGCCTGCGCGAGGGCCTGCTTGCTGCGCAATTGCAGCTCAGGCAGCGGGCGGATTTCCCGGTGGTGATCCTGCTGGCCGGCGTGCCGGCGGCCGGCAAGGGGGAGACGGCGAATCTGCTGCTCGAATGGATGGACCCGCGCAGCATCGCCACCCATGCATTCGATACCCCATCCGACGAGGAAACCGCGCGGCCGCCGTTCTGGCGTTTCTGGCGGATACTGCCGCCCAAGGGCAATATCGCGGTGCTTTTCGGCGGTTGGTATGCCGACCCGCTCTGGCATTGGCAGGATGGCGACGAGGAGCGCATGGCGCAGCGCATCGAGCGGATCCAGCGGCTGGAGAAGATGCTGGCCGACGAGGGCGTGCTGGTGCTGAAATTCTGGCTGCACCTGTCGCGCGACAAGCTCAAGCAGCGGCTCAAGGGCTTGCAGGCCGATCCCCGCACCGCCTGGCGGGTCACGCCCGAAGACAAGCGTTTTCTCAAGGACTACGACCGCCGTATCGCGACTTGCCGTACATTGTTGACCCGCACCAACCTGGCCGAGGCCCCATGGCGGGTGGTCGAGGGCTGGGATGCCAATTATCGTGCCCTGTCGGTATGCGGACAGGTGCTTGACGCACTTGGGCACCAACTGGCGCGCGAGTCGGTCAAGCAGCGCCGGGTGGACGCTGCACCACTGGTCAAGTCGATCGATGGCGTGCGGCTGCTCGATGCACTGCGGCTGGAACACCCGCTTGCTAAGCCTGAATACCGCGATCGGCTGGCACTGGCCCAGGGGCGCTTCCACGGTCTGATGCGCAGCCTGGCAGCGCGCCGGTTGTCGATGGTCGCCGTCTTCGAAGGCATGGATGCCGCGGGCAAAGGTGGCGCGATCCGCCGGGTCACCGCGGCACTCGACGCCCGGCAGTACCGGGTGGTGCCGATCGCCGCACCGACCGACGAGGAAATGGCGCAGCCGTACCTGTGGCGCTTCTGGCGTCATGTGCCGCCGTACGGCAGGCTCACCGTGTTCGACCGCTCGTGGTACGGCAGGGTGCTGGTCGAGCGCATCGAAGGCTACGCTGCGCCGGCCGAATGGATGCGGGCCTATGACGAGATCAACGATTTCGAAGCCCAGCTCACCGATGCCGGGGTGGTGGTGGTGAAGTTCTGGCTTGCCATCAGCCAGGATGAGCAGCTCCGGCGCTTCCAGGAGCGTGAGGCCACCGGCTACAAGCGCTTCAAGATCACCGACGAGGATTGGCGCAACCGGGAAAAATGGGACGACTACATCCAGGCGGCCAGCGATATGGTGGAGCGGACCAATACACCCGAAGCGCCCTGGCATCTGATCGGCGCCGACAACAAGTATCATGCGCGTATCGCCGTGCTGGACGCGATGTGCGAGGCACTGGCGCGGCGCTTGAAACGCGAGGATTGA
- a CDS encoding malonic semialdehyde reductase, producing MAEPLDAHALDQLFRDARTHSHWLPRPVDDATLRALYELLKQGPTSANCGPARFLFIRSPKAKAALRPCLDAGNVDKTMAAPVTVVVAYDLTFYEHLPALFPHQPKARTWFEGKDNTAALLRNGSLQGAYLILAARALGLDCGPMSGFDAAALDATFFAGTQWRSNFLVNLGYGQQEALHPRNPRLPFETACRIA from the coding sequence ATGGCCGAACCGCTGGACGCTCACGCACTCGATCAGTTGTTCCGTGACGCGCGCACCCACAGTCATTGGCTGCCGCGCCCGGTCGACGATGCAACGCTGCGTGCGCTGTACGAGTTGCTCAAGCAAGGGCCGACCTCTGCCAACTGTGGCCCGGCACGTTTTCTGTTCATCCGCTCGCCCAAGGCCAAGGCTGCGCTACGCCCCTGCCTGGATGCCGGCAACGTCGACAAGACCATGGCGGCGCCGGTGACCGTGGTCGTGGCGTACGATCTCACGTTCTACGAACACCTGCCTGCGCTGTTCCCGCACCAGCCCAAGGCGCGGACCTGGTTCGAGGGCAAGGACAACACTGCCGCGCTGCTGCGCAACGGCAGCCTGCAGGGCGCCTACCTGATCCTGGCCGCCCGTGCGCTGGGCCTGGACTGCGGGCCCATGTCCGGCTTCGACGCCGCGGCACTCGACGCAACCTTCTTCGCCGGTACGCAATGGCGCTCGAATTTTCTTGTCAATCTGGGGTATGGCCAGCAGGAAGCGTTGCATCCGCGCAACCCACGCCTGCCGTTCGAGACCGCGTGTCGCATCGCGTAG